The genomic interval CGTCAGAGAACGATCCATCGATCTGGATCACCCACTTCTTGAATTTCTTCAGGCAGCAATCAACCTCATACTTTCCAGATCCCGACAAGGATACGCCCACTTGCCCAAGATAGACGTATCTCGTGTTGTACATAAACGCAACGGATGACGCTGACGATGACTCTGCAGTACTATCGAAGTCCTTCACCTCGACACCCGTCTTTCCCGCACACTCTTTCGATCTCTTTGCCAGCATGTTGTTCTTTAGCAGTTCCACATCTGCCCGAACTTGGGAATCGTTCTTCACGGCTTCCGTCGCCGACGCGTTATC from Candidatus Eisenbacteria bacterium carries:
- a CDS encoding RHS repeat-associated core domain-containing protein, with amino-acid sequence LLYYGYRYYSPELGRWLSRDPIGERGGRNLYVAIRNNPIDRWDLLGLITIDNASATEAVKNDSQVRADVELLKNNMLAKRSKECAGKTGVEVKDFDSTAESSSASSVAFMYNTRYVYLGQVGVSLSGSGKYEVDCCLKKFKKWVIQIDGSFSDEFDELLPSPWGWWGSLPFTFVGSWVESFKGEG